From Saprospiraceae bacterium, one genomic window encodes:
- a CDS encoding T9SS type A sorting domain-containing protein, translating to MDSDVTGTKGFGTTNVFLVQPGETVPAVDAGLILGFLPLEWLDFAGVYIDQYSLLNWTTGVEVNNSHFIVERRHESERVFTEIAQVKAASDFLASTHDYSIEDHQLNKSGVYYYKIKQVDHDASFGYSRTISIKVQTAKGLGVEIYPNPVDDVLKVELWINEDSHLEVSVFDEHGKNVLTQAFGGWKTSGFYTESLRTDLLSSGHYNLQIRTNSGIVNKKFTVAR from the coding sequence ATGGACAGCGATGTCACAGGAACCAAGGGATTCGGAACAACCAATGTGTTTCTTGTTCAGCCTGGAGAAACTGTGCCAGCTGTTGATGCAGGTTTGATTCTTGGTTTCTTACCCTTGGAATGGCTTGATTTTGCAGGTGTTTACATCGATCAATACTCGCTTTTAAACTGGACGACTGGTGTTGAAGTAAATAACAGCCATTTTATTGTAGAAAGAAGACACGAAAGCGAAAGAGTATTTACAGAAATAGCTCAAGTCAAGGCTGCATCTGATTTTCTGGCAAGCACCCATGATTATTCCATTGAAGATCATCAGCTCAACAAATCAGGAGTTTACTACTATAAAATAAAACAAGTAGATCATGATGCCAGCTTTGGTTATAGCCGCACCATTTCTATCAAAGTCCAGACTGCGAAAGGTCTCGGAGTTGAAATTTATCCGAATCCTGTAGATGATGTGTTGAAAGTTGAACTTTGGATCAACGAAGACAGTCATCTCGAAGTTTCGGTATTTGATGAGCACGGTAAAAATGTACTTACCCAAGCTTTCGGTGGGTGGAAAACTTCAGGATTTTATACTGAATCATTAAGGACTGATTTACTTTCTTCCGGACATTACAATCTTCAGATAAGAACAAATTCAGGAATCGTGAATAAAAAATTCACAGTGGCCAGATAA
- a CDS encoding anti-sigma factor, whose protein sequence is MKDSLDIKKYIESGILEEYAMGLTSQEQNIEIINNLKKYPELSKELSQIEDSLEAYSNLYAKPMSPDLKSKILDNIFLEKNKIHTQNSWTIKLPYLLAIVGFALLCGWLYNVNSKLQNQLDQKIKQNSELIYQTKQDSLAILDCNNQLNYFKNSNLQRIILKGTPKSPESFAMVYYDSVSQRSILDVISLPQPSPEKQYQLWAIVSGKPVDLGVFDLNDKSKMLEIKFVQQPQAFAITLEPKGGLPAPTMEQLFVLGQI, encoded by the coding sequence GTGAAAGATTCGCTCGACATAAAAAAATACATTGAATCAGGAATACTGGAAGAGTATGCCATGGGTCTCACGAGCCAAGAACAAAATATTGAAATAATAAATAATCTAAAAAAATATCCAGAACTTTCAAAAGAATTGTCACAAATAGAAGATTCGTTGGAAGCTTATTCTAATTTGTATGCTAAACCAATGTCTCCGGATCTCAAATCAAAGATATTGGATAATATTTTTTTAGAAAAAAACAAAATTCATACTCAAAATTCTTGGACGATTAAACTTCCATATCTTTTAGCTATCGTAGGTTTTGCTTTATTGTGTGGATGGTTGTACAATGTGAATAGCAAGCTCCAAAATCAATTGGATCAAAAAATAAAACAAAATAGTGAATTAATTTACCAAACCAAGCAAGATAGTCTTGCCATATTGGACTGCAATAATCAACTAAACTATTTTAAAAATTCAAATCTTCAAAGAATTATTTTAAAAGGCACACCAAAATCACCTGAATCTTTCGCAATGGTTTATTATGATAGTGTCTCACAAAGATCTATATTGGATGTTATTTCTTTACCCCAGCCCAGTCCTGAAAAACAATATCAGCTCTGGGCCATCGTCTCAGGCAAACCCGTGGATCTAGGAGTATTCGATTTGAATGATAAATCAAAAATGTTGGAAATCAAATTTGTCCAACAGCCGCAAGCGTTTGCAATCACTCTTGAACCAAAAGGAGGTCTTCCGGCACCTACGATGGAACAGCTTTTTGTATTGGGCCAGATTTAA
- a CDS encoding sigma-70 family RNA polymerase sigma factor encodes MKNQKEAVLSQFLELRESKPEQALRLLMDTYGDAMNGIVVKILNREDLIEDALQIGFTKIWKNLNEYSPEKSSIFTWLLSIFRNTAIDILRKENNRKIQSIDSSVYDSVNFSVQSNIIDSGLMQKINSLDPKYKDLIELIYLQGYTQQEVSEEFNIPLGTIKTRISTAIKLLRSALNLLIIFILAR; translated from the coding sequence ATGAAAAACCAAAAAGAAGCCGTACTTAGTCAATTTCTGGAGCTTCGGGAATCCAAACCCGAACAAGCTCTCAGGCTATTGATGGACACTTATGGAGATGCAATGAATGGTATAGTCGTTAAAATTTTAAATCGCGAAGATCTAATAGAAGATGCATTACAAATTGGATTTACCAAAATTTGGAAAAATTTAAATGAGTATAGTCCCGAAAAAAGCTCTATATTTACCTGGCTATTAAGCATATTTAGAAATACGGCCATTGACATTTTGCGAAAAGAAAATAACCGGAAAATCCAATCGATCGATTCAAGCGTATATGATAGCGTGAATTTTAGCGTCCAATCTAATATCATTGATAGTGGTTTGATGCAAAAGATAAACTCACTGGATCCAAAATACAAAGATTTGATTGAACTCATATATCTACAAGGTTATACCCAACAAGAAGTGTCGGAAGAATTTAATATTCCTCTAGGTACGATAAAAACAAGGATAAGTACGGCTATTAAATTATTAAGAAGCGCACTTAATCTTCTAATTATATTCATTCTAGCTCGTTAA